The following coding sequences lie in one Oceanicola sp. 502str15 genomic window:
- a CDS encoding DUF5928 domain-containing protein, with protein sequence MAKIAFILLCHKDPDAVIAQAQSLTAVGDYVAIHFDANARADHFAKIREALGENPNVTFARKRIKCGWGEWSLVQATLNAVESAVQAFPRATHFYMLSGDCQAIKSAEYAHEFLARDDADYIESFDYFNSDWIKTGMKEERLIYRHFLNERKHKWLFYQCLEWQKRLGLSRPVPADLQMMIGSQWWCLRRRTVEWVLDFTRQRRDVMRFFRTTWIPDETFFQTIVRHLVPENEIRCRTLTFLMFTDYGMPVTFYNDHYDLLLSQDFLFARKISPEASDLKKRLGQLYAAKGQRFQISGEGRRLFHFLTGRGRIGRRFAPRFWETEASLGRGRELMIVSCKKWHVAKRLCERIRATTNIPVIEYLFNEEGAELPDLGGIQTTLEKRTRHRRALMRMLFDYHDTDRLVICLDPSNIDLMQDFQSDKSVTKMLDLDCDFTDEYLLGHARRVGLAGDQTPQDTLERLLPTIRYDIVFEKERIRDAGFEHLERIRESASAEENVPPLARFLDIPIDAAWEIASTPHLFTD encoded by the coding sequence TTGGCCAAAATCGCCTTCATCCTCCTGTGTCACAAGGATCCGGACGCCGTCATCGCCCAGGCCCAGAGCCTGACCGCGGTTGGCGACTACGTGGCGATTCACTTCGATGCCAACGCCCGCGCCGATCACTTTGCCAAGATCCGCGAGGCACTTGGCGAAAACCCCAATGTCACCTTCGCCCGCAAGCGGATCAAATGCGGCTGGGGGGAGTGGAGCCTCGTGCAGGCCACGCTGAACGCGGTGGAGTCCGCCGTGCAGGCCTTCCCCCGCGCCACCCATTTCTACATGCTCTCGGGCGATTGCCAGGCAATCAAATCGGCCGAATACGCCCACGAGTTTCTCGCCCGCGACGATGCCGACTACATCGAGAGCTTCGACTACTTCAACTCCGATTGGATCAAGACCGGGATGAAGGAAGAGCGGCTGATCTACCGCCACTTCCTCAACGAACGAAAGCACAAGTGGCTGTTCTACCAGTGCCTCGAATGGCAAAAGCGCCTCGGCCTCAGCCGCCCCGTGCCCGCCGACCTGCAGATGATGATCGGCTCGCAATGGTGGTGCCTGCGCCGCCGCACGGTGGAATGGGTGCTCGACTTCACCCGCCAGCGCCGCGACGTGATGCGCTTCTTCCGCACCACCTGGATCCCCGATGAAACCTTCTTCCAGACCATCGTGCGCCACCTCGTCCCCGAGAACGAGATCCGCTGCCGCACCCTGACCTTCCTGATGTTCACCGACTACGGCATGCCGGTGACCTTCTACAACGACCACTACGACCTGCTGCTCAGCCAGGATTTTCTCTTCGCCCGCAAGATCAGCCCCGAGGCCTCCGACCTGAAAAAACGCCTCGGCCAGCTCTATGCCGCCAAGGGCCAGCGCTTCCAGATATCGGGCGAGGGCAGGCGGCTGTTCCACTTCCTCACCGGGCGCGGGCGCATCGGGCGGCGGTTCGCACCCCGCTTCTGGGAGACCGAGGCCAGCCTTGGCCGCGGCCGCGAGCTGATGATCGTGTCCTGCAAGAAATGGCACGTCGCCAAGCGCCTCTGCGAGCGGATCCGCGCCACCACCAACATCCCGGTCATCGAATATCTGTTCAACGAGGAGGGGGCGGAGCTGCCCGATCTCGGCGGCATCCAGACCACGCTCGAAAAGCGCACCCGCCACCGCCGCGCCCTGATGCGGATGCTGTTCGATTATCACGACACCGACCGTCTGGTGATCTGCCTCGATCCCTCCAACATCGACCTGATGCAGGATTTCCAGTCCGACAAATCCGTCACCAAGATGCTCGATCTCGATTGCGACTTCACCGACGAGTACCTGCTCGGCCACGCCCGCCGCGTCGGCCTCGCCGGCGACCAGACCCCGCAGGACACCCTCGAGCGCCTGCTGCCCACGATCCGCTATGATATCGTCTTCGAGAAGGAACGCATCCGCGACGCCGGCTTCGAGCACCTCGAACGCATCCGCGAAAGCGCCAGCGCCGAAGAGAACGTGCCCCCGCTCGCCCGTTTCCTCGATATCCCGATCGACGCGGCCTGGGAAATCGCCTCGACCCCGCATCTCTTTACCGACTGA
- a CDS encoding sulfotransferase family protein — MGFPGTWMTESESVVYRVVPKCACSTIGQIMFYSDHGKFFDGDIHDSTAGLHKWAQEESQPLIEANVTAHQSYAFTCVRNPYTRILSSFFDKICGIQRNGKRYRGKLVPMLIQKYGIEVGDPESGFEFDQIKSFRRFLLFARDTIRWRRPMDPDIHWSAMAGHVSTFIANGGTYDNIFWTEKFNEGMQSVLDRIEVAHEVKLEEIPRFNESEGHGPKRAHPVEDYFDDLSMHLVYEIYKRDFQLFKYDFENPGNKMPVGEIDLEEVHAKLGD; from the coding sequence ATGGGCTTTCCCGGCACTTGGATGACCGAGAGCGAAAGCGTTGTGTATCGGGTGGTGCCCAAGTGCGCCTGCTCGACGATCGGGCAGATCATGTTCTACTCCGACCATGGCAAGTTCTTTGACGGCGACATCCACGACAGCACGGCGGGCCTGCACAAGTGGGCGCAGGAGGAGAGCCAGCCGCTGATCGAGGCCAATGTAACCGCGCATCAGAGCTACGCCTTCACCTGCGTGCGCAACCCCTACACGCGGATCCTGTCCAGCTTCTTCGACAAGATCTGCGGCATCCAGCGCAACGGCAAGCGCTACCGGGGCAAGCTGGTGCCGATGCTGATCCAGAAATACGGGATCGAGGTGGGCGACCCGGAGAGCGGTTTCGAGTTCGACCAGATCAAGAGCTTCCGCCGCTTCCTGCTGTTTGCCCGCGACACCATCCGCTGGCGCCGCCCGATGGACCCCGACATTCACTGGAGCGCCATGGCGGGCCATGTGAGCACCTTCATCGCCAATGGCGGCACCTACGACAACATTTTCTGGACCGAGAAGTTCAACGAGGGAATGCAGTCGGTGTTGGACCGGATCGAGGTGGCGCATGAGGTGAAGCTGGAAGAGATTCCGCGCTTCAACGAGAGCGAGGGCCACGGGCCGAAGCGGGCGCATCCGGTGGAGGATTACTTCGACGATCTGTCGATGCATCTGGTCTATGAGATCTACAAGCGGGATTTCCAGCTGTTCAAGTATGACTTCGAGAACCCGGGCAACAAGATGCCGGTTGGGGAGATCGACCTTGAAGAGGTGCACGCGAAGCTTGGGGATTGA
- a CDS encoding TetR/AcrR family transcriptional regulator → MTSPATPRKKPTQARSLATWNAVLEAAAHILRKAGPGAVTTNAVAERAGVSIGSLYQYFPSKEAILAELVRRMKQDMIEDFAEVLDNRALCAGPLPELVLALMRAGCKHHARDPELARRLEQIEVDMQLDAELAAMKATISARFVQLLRSLGVCQPEVASRDLGAMTMGMAHAALLSGDDDFEALAHRMTRAALGYLDGA, encoded by the coding sequence ATGACCTCTCCCGCAACCCCAAGAAAAAAGCCCACACAGGCGCGTTCTCTCGCCACCTGGAACGCCGTGCTCGAAGCGGCGGCTCACATTCTGCGCAAGGCGGGGCCGGGGGCGGTGACAACCAACGCCGTGGCCGAGCGGGCCGGGGTGTCGATCGGCTCGCTCTACCAGTATTTCCCGTCCAAGGAGGCGATCCTCGCCGAGCTGGTGCGTCGGATGAAGCAGGACATGATCGAGGATTTCGCCGAGGTGCTCGACAACCGCGCCCTCTGCGCCGGCCCCTTGCCCGAGCTTGTCCTCGCCCTCATGCGGGCCGGCTGCAAGCACCACGCCCGCGACCCGGAGCTGGCCCGGCGGCTGGAGCAGATCGAGGTCGACATGCAACTCGACGCCGAACTCGCGGCGATGAAGGCCACCATCTCGGCCCGCTTCGTGCAACTCCTGCGCAGCCTCGGCGTTTGCCAGCCCGAGGTGGCCAGCCGCGACCTCGGCGCGATGACCATGGGCATGGCCCACGCCGCGCTTCTGAGCGGAGACGATGATTTCGAGGCCCTCGCCCACCGCATGACCCGCGCCGCGCTGGGCTATCTGGATGGCGCCTGA
- a CDS encoding SDR family NAD(P)-dependent oxidoreductase — MGRGFEFEGATVLITGATRGIGRAAAEQMLARGAEVLAVARNEAALMELKAQAPERVHVLAADLARPEMPLAVARWVAAEHPACSGLINNAAIMTHTRLTTPADRGLPGDDPRQAEIARELAINLTAPLTLTAHLLPLLLRKPAPMVANVTSGLAIAPLPEAVAYSASKAALGSATRGLRSLMRVEGREMQMTEVVMALVDTTLSAPARRKMAPEEAARQMLAGIAAGRRRVFVGPTGVLAAIDRISPALADRIIAGKGCRRGGDKGFQAGVNRA, encoded by the coding sequence ATGGGACGGGGTTTTGAGTTCGAGGGCGCGACCGTGCTGATCACCGGGGCCACACGGGGCATCGGGCGGGCGGCGGCGGAGCAGATGCTGGCGCGGGGCGCGGAGGTGCTGGCGGTGGCGCGCAACGAGGCGGCGCTGATGGAGCTGAAGGCGCAGGCCCCCGAGCGGGTGCATGTGCTGGCGGCCGATCTGGCCCGGCCCGAAATGCCGCTGGCGGTGGCGCGCTGGGTGGCGGCCGAGCACCCCGCGTGCAGCGGTCTCATCAACAACGCCGCGATCATGACTCACACGCGCCTGACCACCCCGGCGGACAGGGGCCTGCCGGGGGACGACCCGCGGCAGGCGGAGATTGCGCGCGAGCTTGCCATCAACCTCACCGCGCCGCTCACCCTCACCGCGCATTTGCTGCCGCTGCTGCTGCGCAAGCCGGCGCCGATGGTGGCCAATGTGACCTCTGGCCTCGCGATTGCGCCGCTGCCCGAGGCGGTGGCCTATTCGGCCAGCAAGGCGGCGCTCGGCTCGGCCACGCGGGGCTTGCGCAGCCTGATGCGGGTGGAGGGACGCGAGATGCAGATGACCGAGGTGGTGATGGCGCTGGTCGACACCACCCTTTCGGCCCCGGCGCGGCGCAAGATGGCGCCCGAAGAGGCCGCACGGCAGATGCTCGCGGGCATCGCCGCCGGGCGCAGGCGGGTCTTCGTGGGGCCGACCGGGGTGCTCGCGGCGATTGACCGGATATCCCCCGCGCTGGCCGACCGGATCATCGCCGGAAAGGGATGCAGGCGCGGTGGGGACAAGGGGTTTCAGGCCGGGGTGAACCGGGCCTGA
- a CDS encoding PfkB family carbohydrate kinase codes for MTTQYDVVGIGNAIVDVISHGDDSFLENMGIEKGIMQLVEQRRAEVLYAAMEDRVQTPGGSVANTLAGIGTLGLATAFVGRVKNDALGRFYAENMEVEGTTFPNPPVDDASQPPTSRSMIFVSPDGERSMNTYLGCGAEFGEEDVDPSVMENTRYLFLEGYLYDKDKGKRAFTAAAEACHRAGGKAGITLSDPFCVDRHRDSFRTLIENDMDYTLGNEAEWKSLYQTESLETALSEAAAICPVVVCTRSGDPVILIRDGERVEVPVERVTPVDATGAGDQFAAGFLYGLATGQTLEMSGRMGVTAAAEVIRHIGPRPKRPLREVFREAGLL; via the coding sequence GTGACCACCCAATATGATGTCGTCGGCATCGGCAACGCCATCGTCGACGTGATCTCCCATGGCGATGACAGCTTCCTCGAGAACATGGGCATCGAAAAGGGCATCATGCAGCTCGTCGAGCAGCGCCGCGCCGAGGTGCTCTATGCCGCGATGGAAGACCGGGTGCAGACCCCGGGCGGCTCGGTGGCCAACACGCTGGCGGGCATCGGCACCCTCGGCCTCGCCACCGCCTTCGTCGGCCGGGTCAAGAACGACGCGCTCGGCCGCTTCTACGCCGAGAACATGGAGGTCGAAGGCACCACCTTCCCCAATCCCCCGGTCGATGACGCCTCCCAGCCCCCCACCTCCCGCTCGATGATCTTCGTCTCCCCCGACGGCGAGCGCTCGATGAACACCTACCTCGGCTGCGGCGCCGAGTTCGGCGAGGAAGACGTTGACCCCTCGGTGATGGAAAACACCCGCTACCTCTTCCTCGAGGGCTACCTCTACGACAAGGACAAGGGCAAACGCGCCTTTACCGCCGCCGCCGAGGCCTGCCACCGGGCGGGCGGCAAGGCGGGCATCACCCTCTCCGACCCGTTCTGCGTCGACCGTCACCGCGACAGCTTCCGCACCCTGATCGAGAACGACATGGATTATACCCTCGGCAACGAGGCCGAGTGGAAATCCCTCTACCAGACCGAAAGCCTCGAAACCGCGCTCTCCGAGGCCGCCGCGATCTGCCCCGTGGTGGTCTGCACCCGCTCAGGTGACCCGGTGATCCTGATCCGCGACGGCGAACGCGTCGAGGTGCCGGTCGAGCGCGTCACCCCTGTCGATGCCACCGGCGCAGGAGACCAGTTCGCCGCCGGCTTCCTCTACGGGCTGGCCACCGGCCAAACTTTGGAAATGTCAGGCCGCATGGGCGTCACCGCCGCCGCCGAAGTCATCCGCCACATCGGCCCCCGCCCCAAACGCCCGCTCCGCGAGGTCTTCCGCGAGGCCGGGCTGCTGTAG
- the nth gene encoding endonuclease III: MPAPRMTYHQISEVFARFRAQEAEPKGELEHTNAYTLTVAVALSAQATDAGVNKATRALFEIADTPQKMLDLGLVGLTEHIKTIGLFRQKAKNVMKLSQILVDDFGGVVPSSREALTSLPGVGRKTANVVLNMWFKQPAQAVDTHIFRVGNRTGIAPGKDVDAVERAIEDRIPAEYQQHAHHWLILHGRYTCKARKPACANCIIRDICLYEEKTL; the protein is encoded by the coding sequence ATGCCCGCGCCCCGCATGACATATCACCAGATCTCCGAGGTCTTCGCCCGCTTCCGCGCCCAGGAGGCCGAGCCGAAAGGCGAGCTGGAGCATACCAACGCCTATACCCTCACCGTCGCCGTCGCCCTTTCGGCCCAGGCCACTGACGCCGGGGTGAACAAGGCCACCCGCGCCCTGTTCGAGATCGCCGACACGCCGCAGAAAATGCTCGACCTCGGGCTCGTGGGCCTCACCGAGCACATCAAGACCATCGGCCTCTTCCGCCAGAAGGCGAAGAACGTGATGAAGCTCTCGCAAATTCTCGTCGATGACTTCGGTGGCGTCGTCCCCAGCTCCCGCGAGGCCCTCACCTCGCTTCCCGGCGTGGGCCGCAAAACCGCCAATGTGGTGCTGAACATGTGGTTCAAGCAACCCGCCCAGGCCGTCGACACCCACATCTTCCGCGTCGGCAACCGCACCGGCATCGCGCCCGGCAAGGATGTCGACGCCGTCGAACGCGCGATAGAAGACCGCATCCCCGCCGAATACCAGCAGCACGCCCACCACTGGCTCATCCTGCACGGCCGCTACACCTGCAAGGCCCGCAAACCGGCCTGCGCCAACTGCATCATCCGCGACATCTGCCTTTACGAGGAGAAGACCCTGTGA
- a CDS encoding bifunctional helix-turn-helix domain-containing protein/methylated-DNA--[protein]-cysteine S-methyltransferase: MNAPVREMEESYHYQVMRRALDVIDGAEGTLTLEALAGEMRMSPAHFQRMFSQWVGVSPKRYQQYLTLGHAKSLLRERFTTLEAADSVGLSGSGRLHDLFLRWEAMSPGEYARGAAGLEIRWGWFESPFGPALVMGTEKGICGIALAAEMGPEAAMDDLRGRWPGAVFIEDPMALRPWVLGAFGAEGRVEETPLYLIGAPFQIKVWEALMRVPTGHVTTYSEIAKAVGSPKAVRAVGTAVGRNPVSWLIPCHRAMRKSGGMGGYHWGVPVKRAMLAWEAARSEGRAAG; the protein is encoded by the coding sequence ATGAACGCACCCGTGAGAGAGATGGAAGAGAGCTACCACTACCAGGTCATGCGCCGCGCGCTCGATGTGATCGACGGGGCGGAGGGCACGTTGACGCTCGAGGCGCTGGCGGGGGAGATGCGGATGTCTCCGGCGCATTTCCAGCGGATGTTCAGCCAGTGGGTGGGGGTCAGCCCGAAGCGGTATCAGCAATACCTGACCCTGGGCCACGCCAAGTCGCTGCTGCGCGAGCGGTTCACCACGCTGGAGGCGGCGGACTCGGTGGGGCTTTCGGGCTCGGGGCGGCTGCATGACCTGTTTTTGCGCTGGGAGGCGATGAGCCCGGGAGAATATGCGCGGGGCGCGGCGGGGCTGGAAATTCGCTGGGGCTGGTTCGAGAGCCCCTTTGGCCCGGCGCTGGTGATGGGCACCGAGAAAGGCATCTGCGGCATTGCGCTGGCCGCCGAGATGGGGCCGGAGGCGGCGATGGACGATCTGCGGGGCCGCTGGCCGGGCGCGGTCTTCATCGAAGACCCGATGGCGCTGCGGCCATGGGTGCTGGGGGCCTTCGGGGCGGAGGGCCGGGTGGAGGAGACGCCGCTCTACCTCATTGGCGCGCCGTTCCAGATCAAGGTCTGGGAGGCGCTGATGCGGGTGCCCACGGGCCATGTGACCACCTATTCCGAGATCGCCAAGGCGGTCGGTTCGCCCAAGGCGGTGCGGGCAGTGGGCACGGCGGTGGGGCGCAACCCGGTGAGCTGGCTCATCCCCTGCCATCGCGCGATGCGCAAATCGGGCGGCATGGGCGGCTATCACTGGGGGGTTCCGGTGAAGCGGGCGATGCTGGCCTGGGAAGCGGCGCGCAGCGAAGGGCGGGCGGCGGGCTGA
- a CDS encoding OmpA family protein, whose translation MIRNTLMISAAAATFLAGCEGVGPKTQNGALAGAAVGALAGVALGDDEESRRRGAVLGAAAGAAVGGAIGANLDKQARELDNNLDGRIKVVNTGDRLIVTMPQDILFATDSTALNATLQDDLYTLARSLNDYPNTTVQVVGHTDNTGSAAYNQDLSERRALAVRSVLLNGGVSSGRVQAFGRGESQPIASNQSTSGRAQNRRVEIVIIPNT comes from the coding sequence ATGATCCGCAACACACTTATGATTTCCGCCGCCGCCGCAACCTTTCTGGCCGGCTGTGAGGGCGTAGGCCCGAAAACCCAGAACGGCGCCCTTGCCGGGGCCGCCGTTGGTGCGCTGGCCGGCGTGGCGCTTGGCGATGACGAGGAAAGCCGCCGCCGCGGTGCCGTGCTCGGGGCCGCCGCAGGCGCTGCCGTGGGCGGGGCCATTGGCGCCAACCTCGACAAGCAGGCGCGCGAGCTCGACAACAACCTCGACGGCCGCATCAAGGTGGTGAACACCGGCGACCGGCTGATCGTGACCATGCCGCAGGATATCCTGTTCGCGACCGACAGCACCGCGCTGAACGCGACGCTTCAGGATGACCTCTACACGCTGGCCCGGTCGCTGAACGACTACCCGAACACCACCGTTCAGGTCGTCGGCCACACCGACAACACCGGCTCTGCCGCCTACAACCAGGACCTGTCGGAGCGCCGCGCTCTGGCCGTGCGTTCGGTGCTGCTGAACGGCGGCGTCAGCTCGGGCCGGGTTCAGGCCTTCGGCCGTGGCGAGAGCCAGCCGATCGCGTCGAACCAGTCGACCTCGGGCCGGGCGCAGAACCGCCGCGTCGAGATCGTCATCATTCCGAACACCTAA
- a CDS encoding FadR/GntR family transcriptional regulator — protein sequence MPFHPVNAARLSEAVVEQIELLILRGVLRPGERLPAERDLAERMGVSRPSLREALGALQDKGLLEARAGAGVFVPEGLRSVFPPALVRLFAGHREAVEDYIGFRRDLEGQAAARAAVHGTAGDHEGIARALAAMEAAHGRRGSAEEEAELDAGFHMAILESAHNVVLLHMMRAMFGLLREGVFYNRQIMFRNQPTRERLLEQHRAIASAVLGRDPEAARGAVEAHLDFVEQALAEQVRAEGHDAVARQRLER from the coding sequence ATGCCATTCCATCCTGTCAACGCCGCCCGCCTCAGCGAGGCGGTCGTGGAGCAGATCGAGCTGTTGATCCTGCGCGGCGTGCTGCGTCCGGGGGAGCGGCTGCCTGCCGAGCGCGACCTTGCGGAGCGCATGGGGGTGTCGCGCCCGTCGCTGCGCGAGGCGCTGGGGGCGTTGCAGGACAAGGGGTTGCTGGAGGCCCGGGCCGGGGCCGGGGTGTTTGTGCCCGAGGGGCTGCGCTCGGTCTTTCCGCCGGCGCTGGTGCGGCTGTTTGCCGGGCATCGGGAGGCGGTGGAGGATTACATCGGGTTTCGGCGCGACCTTGAGGGGCAGGCGGCGGCGCGGGCTGCGGTGCATGGCACGGCGGGCGATCACGAGGGGATTGCGCGCGCGCTGGCCGCGATGGAGGCCGCCCACGGGCGGCGCGGCTCGGCGGAGGAAGAGGCCGAGCTGGATGCGGGCTTTCACATGGCGATCCTTGAATCGGCCCATAACGTGGTGCTGCTGCACATGATGCGGGCGATGTTCGGGCTGCTGCGCGAAGGCGTGTTCTACAACCGGCAGATCATGTTCCGCAATCAGCCCACGCGCGAGCGCCTGCTGGAGCAGCACCGGGCGATTGCCAGCGCCGTGCTCGGCCGCGACCCGGAGGCGGCGCGGGGCGCGGTAGAGGCGCATCTGGATTTCGTCGAGCAAGCGCTGGCCGAGCAGGTCAGGGCCGAGGGGCATGACGCGGTGGCCCGGCAGCGGCTGGAGCGGTAG
- a CDS encoding P1 family peptidase → MQPGPRNLITDVAGLRVGNATNAQVKSGVTALVGDAPFTAAVHVMGGAPGTRETDLLAPDKLVQKVDALVLSGGSAFGLDAASGVADGLRAQGRGYQVGEARVPIVPGAILFDLLNGGDKGWKDNPYKSLGRMALDAAGGSFRLGSVGCGTGATTATLKGGLGSASVVLESGITVGALVGVNAVGAATEGRGPRFWAGAWEMGEEFGGLGGPERTDPGYEPSLEKIAGEATTIAIVATDAALDKAQCLRMAVAAHDGMARALVPSHTPFDGDLVFGAATGQKPLPDPDWDALRIGHAAATCLARAIARGVYHATPAPADTLPTWAERFG, encoded by the coding sequence ATGCAGCCGGGTCCACGCAATCTGATCACCGATGTTGCCGGCCTCCGGGTCGGCAATGCCACCAACGCGCAGGTCAAGTCCGGCGTCACCGCGCTGGTGGGCGACGCGCCCTTCACCGCCGCCGTCCACGTCATGGGCGGCGCGCCCGGCACCCGCGAAACCGATCTGCTCGCCCCCGACAAGCTGGTGCAAAAGGTCGATGCCCTCGTGCTCTCCGGCGGCTCCGCCTTCGGGCTCGATGCCGCCTCCGGCGTGGCCGACGGGCTGCGGGCGCAGGGCAGGGGCTATCAGGTGGGCGAGGCCCGCGTGCCCATCGTGCCCGGCGCCATCCTGTTCGACCTGCTGAACGGCGGCGACAAGGGCTGGAAGGACAACCCCTACAAATCCTTGGGCCGCATGGCGCTCGATGCGGCGGGCGGCAGCTTCCGGCTCGGCTCGGTCGGCTGCGGCACCGGCGCCACCACCGCCACGCTGAAGGGCGGGCTCGGCTCGGCCTCCGTGGTGCTCGAAAGCGGCATCACCGTGGGGGCGCTGGTGGGGGTCAATGCGGTCGGCGCGGCCACCGAGGGCCGCGGTCCGCGCTTCTGGGCCGGGGCCTGGGAAATGGGCGAGGAATTCGGCGGCCTCGGCGGCCCCGAGCGCACCGACCCGGGCTACGAGCCCTCGCTGGAGAAAATCGCAGGCGAGGCCACCACCATCGCCATCGTCGCCACCGATGCCGCGCTCGACAAGGCGCAATGCCTGCGCATGGCGGTGGCCGCCCATGACGGCATGGCCCGCGCCCTTGTGCCCTCCCACACGCCTTTCGACGGCGATCTAGTGTTCGGCGCCGCCACTGGCCAGAAGCCGCTGCCCGACCCCGACTGGGACGCGCTGCGCATCGGCCACGCCGCCGCAACCTGCCTCGCCCGCGCCATCGCGCGCGGCGTCTACCACGCCACCCCGGCACCGGCCGACACGCTGCCCACCTGGGCCGAACGCTTCGGCTGA
- a CDS encoding glucose 1-dehydrogenase codes for MRLEGKRAIVTGGGSGFGAGIAAKFAAEGAQVLVTDINAEAAASVASRIGGQALAMDVARLADWEACAEAAGAADILVNNAGVTHLPAPMEEVSEEDFDRVAAINMKSIYLSARTVIAAMKGRGAGAVLNIASTAGLSPRPRLNWYNASKGWVITATKAMAVELAPAGVRVNALCPVAGETPLLASFMGEDTPEMRAKFLATIPLGRFSTPEDLGAAAAFLCSDEAGMITGTALEVDGGRCI; via the coding sequence ATGCGACTTGAGGGAAAACGCGCCATCGTCACCGGCGGCGGCTCCGGCTTCGGCGCGGGCATCGCGGCCAAGTTCGCCGCCGAGGGGGCACAGGTGCTCGTCACCGACATCAACGCCGAGGCGGCGGCCAGTGTCGCCAGCCGGATCGGCGGGCAGGCCCTCGCCATGGACGTGGCCCGCCTTGCCGACTGGGAGGCCTGCGCCGAAGCGGCCGGGGCGGCGGACATCCTCGTCAACAACGCCGGCGTCACCCACCTTCCCGCCCCGATGGAGGAGGTCTCCGAAGAAGACTTCGACCGGGTCGCCGCGATCAACATGAAGTCCATCTACCTCTCCGCCCGCACCGTGATTGCCGCGATGAAGGGCAGGGGGGCAGGCGCGGTGCTCAACATCGCCTCCACCGCCGGCCTCTCGCCCCGGCCCCGGCTCAACTGGTACAACGCCTCCAAGGGCTGGGTCATCACCGCCACCAAGGCCATGGCCGTCGAGCTTGCGCCCGCCGGTGTCCGCGTCAACGCGCTCTGCCCGGTCGCGGGCGAAACCCCGCTCCTCGCCAGCTTCATGGGCGAAGACACCCCCGAGATGCGCGCCAAGTTCCTCGCCACCATCCCCCTCGGGCGGTTCTCCACCCCCGAAGACCTCGGCGCGGCGGCGGCCTTTCTCTGCTCCGACGAGGCCGGGATGATCACGGGCACCGCCCTGGAGGTCGACGGCGGGCGGTGCATATGA